AAAGAGTATAAATCCTATTCTCTGGATAATAACTGTACTGGCAATAGTAAATCTGGCTATGTAGTATAGAAAAACAAAAAGGATAATTCAGGGAAAAAGGAAATTTTCAAAATCTTATAATAAAGATACCCAAATTTTTGAGAAATATATTATTAAAATAATTTATAGAAATATAATTAATTATTCAAAAAAATAAGCACTTTTACTTGACATAGCGGGTTAAATCTAATATAATGATAAGGTATAATCCTTTCCCACAAAGGAACCGTTATCCTTAAATAAAAAAATTTAGGAGGATAAAGTGAATAATAAATACACTAAGAACTTAAAAAAAGAAGAAGTAGTAAGAGATTGGTACGAAATTGATGCAGAAGGAAAAGTACTAGGGAAAATAGCTGTGGAAATAGCTGTTAGACTAATGGGAAAACATAAGCCAATTTATACACCACATGTTGACGGTGGAGATTTTGTTGTTGTAACTAATGCAGATAAATTCGTAGTTACAGGAAATAAAATGCTTGATAAAAAATACTATAGACATAGTGGATACCCAGGTGGATTAAAAACTAGATCTTTGGAAGAGATGTTAGATAAAAAACCTACTGAAGTAATAAGAATAGCCGTTAAAAATATGCTGCCGAAAAATAAATTAGGAAGAGAAATGATTAACAGACTTAAAATTTATAAAGGCACAGATCACAGACATGATGCACAAAAACCTGAAAAGATAGAATTATAGGAGGATAAATTAATGGCAAATAAAATTCAATATTGGGGAACTGGTAGAAGAAAGACTTCAGTAGCAAGAGTAAGATTAATTC
The Sebaldella sp. S0638 DNA segment above includes these coding regions:
- the rplM gene encoding 50S ribosomal protein L13, which produces MNNKYTKNLKKEEVVRDWYEIDAEGKVLGKIAVEIAVRLMGKHKPIYTPHVDGGDFVVVTNADKFVVTGNKMLDKKYYRHSGYPGGLKTRSLEEMLDKKPTEVIRIAVKNMLPKNKLGREMINRLKIYKGTDHRHDAQKPEKIEL